The sequence below is a genomic window from Sphingobacterium sp. ML3W.
AGCCTTAAATACGTCTGTAAATACAGGTTCTAAGCCACGTTTCCCCTGATTGATAACCGAATCTGCATACAGATTTGCGTTTTTATAATCTTTCTTATACAAGTACATTTTCGAAAGCAGCGCCCATGCAGCAACTTTGTGTGCACGACCATAGTCCACTTTGGCCAGCTCATCGAAAAAAGGCAATTGATCAGCCGCACTTTTTAACAGTTTTTCAACATGAAGATAATTTTCTTCAATATTAGCTGCCCGAGGTGTAGCCAATTCATTATCCATATTCTCGACAGTTACTATGGGTACACCCGCTCTTTCGTCAGCATAATTAGCTGCCAATTGAAAGTACATATAACCTGCGTTGAAGTTAGCTTCACCCAATATGCGCTTTTTTAAAGCACCATCCATACTTATAGTTGGAACATATCTCAAAATATCATTAGCACGCTTAATGATTGCATAGCGATATTGCCACTGCGGTTCAGTATATCCGCCGCCAACATAAGTGCTGCTAAAATTACGTACATTTTCTGCTTGCGCATTATTTCTGCCTGTTACCATGTCATCACTCGCATTGATAAACCAAAAGAATCCACGTCCGTAAAATTCTTCTTCGTCATAATTGGCGTATAAAGCATTGGCACCTTTTACGGCATCTTCAGGTGTTTTCCAATAATTACCCTTAGATGGTGCTCCTTCTGGAGTAATGTCCAATTTATTGTTACAAGACTGCGTGAAGGTCCCGATACCACAAGCCAGCATTGATAATGTGATATACCTTGTTATGTTTTTCATTTTAATATTTTTTAAATCGCTGATGAAACTTGCAAGAGCCAATTATTTTCATCAATTGTTTATTTTTAATGATGTTCAAGAACTCACCCAATACGACCTAATCGGATGAGTTCCTGTTTATAGATGCTTTAAGCTCACGGTGATTTCATTTGAATATTACTTTTCATGACCGTGTTCTTTATATTGATCGGGACTAGAAGGATACAGATGCTCCGATCATGAATGTACGTGCTTGTGGATAGCGACCTGAGTCCATACCATAGCTATCCATACCAATCTCAGGATCCATACCCGTATATTTTGTCCACGTAAAAAGGTTACTTGCCGAGGCATATACTCTTAATTTTTGAACTTGATATTTCTTTGTCCACTCCATGGGCAGCGTATACCCAACAATTAAATTTTTCAAACGTAGGTAAGAACCGTCTTCCACATAGAAATCAGATACCTTAGAGAAATTACCATTTGGATCAGTTACGGATACGCGTGGAATATCTGAATTGGTATTTGTTGGCGAATAGGCA
It includes:
- a CDS encoding RagB/SusD family nutrient uptake outer membrane protein gives rise to the protein MKNITRYITLSMLACGIGTFTQSCNNKLDITPEGAPSKGNYWKTPEDAVKGANALYANYDEEEFYGRGFFWFINASDDMVTGRNNAQAENVRNFSSTYVGGGYTEPQWQYRYAIIKRANDILRYVPTISMDGALKKRILGEANFNAGYMYFQLAANYADERAGVPIVTVENMDNELATPRAANIEENYLHVEKLLKSAADQLPFFDELAKVDYGRAHKVAAWALLSKMYLYKKDYKNANLYADSVINQGKRGLEPVFTDVFKASNNWGTEYIWSATSSPSGRSGWGSILPGVMLTNGAWGLYNGWGYYLPTKELYDSYEKGDARREATILKPGDKFMFFGEERSFTPAGSATCDMQFNKYMEPFSHPSPIGSHVSPNGDHMATDLNVPLIRFAEILLIKAESLIMLNGTGAGDKELNLLRKRADLDEMQGMTLTDLKRERRNELAGEFTDRHRDLVRWGDAAATYAKPLHTYAMVDPATGKPIVFPGRKFDPKIHHVWAVPQQEIDNSNGIIKQNQGW